AATCACTTGTGGGGCTTTGCGTAAGTGTTTTGCTAAAGCAAACGCAGGGAATGCAATATCTCCGTGTTGGGCAGTTTTTGGTTTTTCTAATAAGTTTAAAATTTCATCGCTAGAAAGATGTTCGCCAATGACAGCGACTAAAGTTTCAGCGACTAATTGTTTCTCGCTCATAATGGCCTCCGTAATATATAAAAATTCTTTTCCTATTATAACAAAAAAAATGCGTCTTTTCTATTGCCTTTCCCTAAAAAAAAGATAATTTTTTCTAAGTTATGCATAAAAAGTGAATATTTTGTTATAATTAGAAAGAAATATGCAATTGAGGTGTGATAGATGAATAAAAAAGAGAGACAAGAAATCTTGCGTCGACTAATCCAAAAAGAAAAAATCGTAACCCAAGAGGCGTTAATTCAACGCTTACATGAAGAAGGGGTAGAAGCGACACAATCAACGATTTCTCGGGATATGAAGGAATTACAGATTACAAAATTGCGCGATGAAAATCAACCTTCGTATTATATCTTGCCAGAAAGTTTAGCGCTAAGAGAACAATATTTAAACTTAGAAAATTTAATCCGCGAAAATGTAGTGAATATTTATC
This genomic window from Catellicoccus marimammalium M35/04/3 contains:
- the argR gene encoding arginine repressor — translated: MNKKERQEILRRLIQKEKIVTQEALIQRLHEEGVEATQSTISRDMKELQITKLRDENQPSYYILPESLALREQYLNLENLIRENVVNIYRVQFVVIVRTKIDMANIIAAIIDDGIFSEVLGTIAGADTIAIFCQNEEKSQRLYELFSEMYL